In one Culex quinquefasciatus strain JHB chromosome 2, VPISU_Cqui_1.0_pri_paternal, whole genome shotgun sequence genomic region, the following are encoded:
- the LOC6036761 gene encoding uncharacterized protein LOC6036761 produces MRSSSLSALVSVVCSLLLHSRWGTCQQVPADANTACRGVVSGTIPHPTDCTRYFVCWQSTGVAGQCSPNFVFNPRVMFCVHQSQYRCPTEVTTVEPEVTSSSTVEATDGTTPGLCVQTPWEAHFCWNHASELIRNPVNCTQYIDCERTPQANQDCPPGKLFSLSYQDCFPGNERTCQMEPLAGEFCDGKPAGSYAHPYLCNRFVTCFRGMPRLDTCPPGYVFDEARLRCVHGDVLECSSLLGGD; encoded by the coding sequence ATGAGGTCGTCATCACTTTCTGCGCTAGTGTCAGTTGTTTGCAGTCTGCTGCTCCACTCTCGGTGGGGGACCTGCCAGCAAGTTCCGGCTGACGCCAACACCGCGTGCCGTGGCGTCGTCTCCGGAACCATTCCTCATCCGACGGATTGCACCAGGTACTTTGTGTGCTGGCAGAGCACCGGCGTTGCCGGTCAGTGCTCCCCCAACTTTGTGTTCAACCCACGGGTGATGTTCTGCGTGCATCAGAGCCAGTACCGATGTCCGACGGAGGTCACCACCGTTGAACCGGAAGTGACCAGCTCGAGTACGGTGGAGGCTACGGACGGGACCACTCCGGGACTGTGCGTGCAAACTCCGTGGGAGGCGCACTTTTGCTGGAACCACGCGTCGGAACTGATACGGAACCCGGTCAACTGCACCCAGTACATTGACTGTGAGCGGACTCCTCAGGCGAATCAAGACTGTCCGCCGGGGAAGCTGTTCAGCTTGAGCTATCAGGATTGCTTCCCAGGAAACGAGAGGACGTGCCAGATGGAACCGCTGGCGGGGGAGTTTTGCGACGGGAAGCCAGCGGGGAGTTATGCCCACCCCTACCTGTGTAATCGGTTTGTGACCTGCTTCCGGGGAATGCCAAGGTTGGACACTTGTCCGCCGGGTTATGTGTTTGATGAGGCGAGATTGAGGTGTGTTCACGGGGATGTGCTAGAGTGTTCGTCGTTGCTGGGAGGGGATTGA
- the LOC6036756 gene encoding uncharacterized protein LOC6036756 — protein MKLLLAGLVFGLLQGVFGQDKNPCEGILTGIVVHPDVCYKYIICFKEQPEVVTCPEGTIFSLDEIACVPGNQDTCVEGFPEEPEEDNPCRGIVLGQFPHPESCTQFFRCVLGRLQERTCPRGFIFSQRTWTCFPGNGETCEDFTLPSTPPPADLSPIPLEYCLARERPFGRLPHPQSCTHFVQCFFWVPEQRECPSWTVFHEGTSICLPGNPNTCQTVVGPGASPPAATPPITDDICPDQWIGLVAHPYSCYRFVTCLRGSATEQQCPPYHVFSSKVKLCLPGNRTTCQVYGEQD, from the coding sequence ATGAAGTTACTACTGGCTGGTTTGGTGTTTGGGTTGCTCCAGGGAGTGTTTGGACAAGACAAGAATCCTTGCGAAGGAATCCTCACCGGAATCGTGGTGCATCCGGATGTTTGCTACAAGTACATCATCTGCTTTAAGGAACAGCCGGAGGTTGTGACGTGTCCGGAAGGAACCATCTTCTCGTTGGACGAAATTGCTTGCGTTCCTGGCAATCAAGACACCTGCGTTGAAGGATTTCCGGAGGAACCGGAAGAGGACAATCCCTGCAGGGGAATCGTTCTAGGACAGTTTCCCCACCCGGAAAGCTGCACCCAGTTCTTCCGCTGCGTTCTGGGTCGACTTCAGGAGCGAACCTGTCCCAGAGGATTCATCTTCTCGCAGCGAACCTGGACGTGCTTCCCCGGAAATGGCGAAACCTGCGAGGACTTTACACTCCCGAGCACGCCACCTCCCGCGGATCTCAGCCCGATCCCGCTGGAGTACTGCCTAGCCCGGGAGCGTCCCTTCGGCCGGTTGCCGCATCCCCAATCTTGCACCCACTTTGTCCAGTGCTTCTTCTGGGTTCCGGAGCAACGCGAGTGTCCCAGCTGGACCGTGTTCCACGAGGGCACCTCGATCTGCCTGCCGGGCAACCCGAACACGTGCCAAACCGTCGTCGGACCAGGGGCTAGCCCGCCGGCCGCAACTCCGCCCATCACGGACGACATCTGTCCGGATCAGTGGATTGGCCTGGTGGCCCATCCGTACTCGTGCTACCGGTTCGTCACCTGTCTGCGAGGATCTGCCACTGAGCAGCAGTGTCCACCGTACCACGTGTTCTCCAGTAAGGTCAAGTTGTGCCTGCCCGGGAATCGGACCACCTGCCAGGTGTACGGCGAGCAGGATTAG
- the LOC6036757 gene encoding uncharacterized protein LOC6036757 — protein MKLSTVLSIIVSFAAVLASCSAAAAQQEVVQGLLRANPPVAYPEKACDGTRSAACTTCNQLKVCVTADAAMDPMNIRQDCPAALPYCSMSATVSGAVCQKTPDTGVADCATVSTNFKCTGVGFFANPNSCQLYHYCTGPGAVAENYDCPDGYKFSSKVNACAISVGACPALTCKVDNPDYVYMALPSDSQYYVYCSYDKTVTPAKLVDTFVFSCGQGSTYNPATGRCVFSCPKDGLYANSANLKQYYQCYLSGGRLIYKDLACAADQMFDAVTKRCVKAV, from the exons ATGAAGCTCTCAACAGTGTTGTCCATCATAGTTTCGTTCGCTGCCGTTCTG GCAAGTtgctcagcagcagcagctcagcAGGAAGTCGTGCAGGGACTGCTGCGCGCCAATCCTCCAGTCGCATATCCGGAGAAGGCTTGCGATGGAACGCGTTCGGCGGCCTGCACCACGTGTAACCAGCTCAAGGTGTGCGTCACTGCGGACGCAGCCATGGACCCTATGAACATTAGACAGGACTGCCCGGCTGCCCTTCCGTACTGCAGCATGTCGGCGACTGTCTCCGGTGCCGTTTGCCAGAAAACTCCGGACACCGGTGTGGCGGATTGTGCCACGGTTTCGACCAACTTTAAGTGCACCGGAGTTGGGTTCTTCGCGAATCCAAACTCCTGCCAACTGTACCACTACTGTACGGGTCCGGGTGCCGTTGCAGAGAACTATGACTGTCCCGATGGTTACAAGTTCAGCAGCAAGGTGAACGCTTGTGCCATATCCGTCGGAGCTTGCCCGGCGCTCACTTGCAAAGTGGACAATCCGGATTACGTCTACATGGCGCTGCCGTCCGATTCCCAGTACTATGTGTACTGTTCGTACGACAAAACCGTCACTCCGGCCAAGCTGGTCGACACGTTCGTCTTTTCCTGCGGTCAGGGATCCACGTACAATCCGGCCACTGGACGATGCGTTTTTTCTTGCCCCAAGGACGGTCTGTACGCCAACAGTGCCAATCTCAAGCAGTACTACCAGTGTTACCTGTCCGGTGGAAGGCTCATCTATAAGGATTTGGCTTGCGCCGCTGACCAGATGTTCGATGCTGTCACCAAGCGATGTGTCAAGGCGGTCTAG
- the LOC119766758 gene encoding zonadhesin-like, which translates to MWFAAFLVTTLLLLTRAQTPPDAEARCARVSFAFFANEADCGRFVFCNDGQPMDIECREDEIWRQQEAACVLGNRETCTVWDPAEACFGLGNGPIVYPGYCERYINCDEERANVNYCPVGFIFSEEDQRCVIGSVASCETYEHLCRSGPYSRFRHPDFCESFIQCDNQTALLFSCGFQEMYQPNVGNCIAGEDCEPRPVSEVCDGRNDGYVAHPEECGSFIKCVGGIPDVTPCPDGQIFRDGFCVPGTRTTCQTLDGMCANRGNYEQLVHPDGCRYFVECFGGVANVRVCPTGKIFRQDMQFCIPGDADTCEAAPIADMCHDSPYGVIFPHPEDCSQLIRCNGTAALEEPCPEHHIVQPGSLNCVPGLFETCESFDQICQGKFDDRIAHPSCNQFVYCQNEKALILLCTPGEIFSTLDQKCIPGDTEQCEALSCSTRSDGLFPHPNLCHGFYQCSNEQVSSHLCPLGHIFDPAARVCTPGDLETCQPDPLETMCENKFDGLRYPHPEGFDCERFVVCQNREALVGSCPAGAVLRPQFLDCVPGDEESCEAFEDVCPEDFDIVLAHPGRCDVLIVCEEGSATVESCPEGEIVDRDSLECVPGDINDCLPVENLCEGREDGLFEDSSSCTRYIQCESERMTALECPTDNVFVQELQGCVPGDTEACTNICTEQENNVMLENPSSCVEYYRCSEGLPIAESCLIGNIFIETTCVPGSADTCEDFSDRCVDQPDGRLEFPGASQCSLYLECSSEVTSVGTCQEGTVFIAELGQCVVGDAAACTNLCTDQEDDSLLPYPDLCAEYFRCTGGLPSAETCSPDHIFDERSGSCVPGSVASCEDFSERCVGQPDGLLPIPDSARCDRFLVCSVESVTLGSCPEGEVFSEATQLCVPGDAEQCTEDADYNFCEGLEDGSYAHPQVCHLFVGCESESAQVGACGSDEVFNAESSSCEAGDRTSC; encoded by the coding sequence ATGTGGTTCGCGGCATTCCTCGTGACCACCCTGCTGCTCCTAACCCGCGCTCAAACCCCGCCGGATGCGGAAGCCCGTTGCGCGCGGGTATCGTTCGCGTTCTTCGCCAACGAGGCCGACTGCGGCCGGTTCGTGTTCTGCAACGACGGCCAACCGATGGACATCGAGTGCCGCGAGGACGAGATCTGGCGCCAACAGGAGGCGGCCTGTGTGCTGGGCAATCGCGAAACCTGCACCGTGTGGGATCCGGCTGAGGCTTGCTTTGGCCTCGGAAATGGTCCGATCGTGTATCCGGGCTATTGCGAGCGGTATATTAATTGCGATGAAGAGCGAGCTAATGTGAACTACTGTCCGGTTGGGTTCATCTTCTCGGAGGAGGATCAGCGTTGCGTTATAGGAAGTGTCGCGTCGTGTGAAACGTACGAGCATTTGTGCCGGAGTGGACCGTACAGTCGGTTTAGACATCCGGATTTCTGCGAGTCGTTTATCCAGTGCGACAACCAGACGGCACTGCTGTTCAGCTGCGGGTTCCAGGAAATGTATCAACCGAATGTAGGCAACTGCATCGCTGGAGAGGACTGTGAACCGCGTCCGGTGAGTGAGGTTTGCGATGGAAGAAACGACGGGTACGTTGCACATCCGGAAGAGTGTGGATCGTTCATCAAGTGTGTAGGTGGAATACCTGACGTAACGCCCTGCCCGGACGGTCAAATCTTCCGTGACGGATTCTGCGTTCCCGGAACTCGAACCACCTGTCAAACGCTGGACGGAATGTGCGCAAATCGTGGTAACTACGAGCAGCTGGTTCATCCCGACGGTTGCAGGTATTTCGTTGAGTGCTTCGGAGGTGTAGCTAACGTTCGCGTCTGTCCAACTGGCAAGATCTTCCGTCAAGATATGCAGTTCTGCATCCCTGGTGACGCAGATACATGTGAAGCCGCTCCCATAGCAGACATGTGTCACGATTCGCCGTACGGGGTCATATTCCCACATCCGGAAGATTGCTCACAGCTCATCCGGTGCAACGGAACTGCCGCGCTAGAAGAGCCCTGCCCCGAGCATCACATCGTCCAACCGGGAAGTCTCAACTGTGTTCCCGGACTGTTCGAAACGTGCGAATCGTTCGACCAGATCTGCCAAGGAAAATTCGATGACCGTATAGCTCATCCCAGCTGTAACCAGTTTGTGTACTGCCAGAACGAGAAAGCCCTAATCCTTCTCTGTACTCCAGGAGAAATCTTTTCCACCCTCGATCAAAAGTGCATCCCCGGCGATACCGAACAGTGCGAAGCACTGTCATGCTCTACCCGTTCAGACGGACTCTTCCCCCATCCCAACCTATGCCACGGCTTCTACCAGTGCTCCAACGAGCAGGTCTCCAGCCATCTGTGCCCGCTCGGGCACATCTTCGATCCGGCGGCCCGCGTTTGCACCCCGGGAGACTTGGAAACCTGCCAGCCGGATCCGCTGGAGACCATGTGCGAGAACAAGTTCGACGGGCTCCGCTATCCCCACCCGGAAGGGTTCGACTGCGAGCGGTTTGTGGTTTGTCAGAACCGGGAAGCGCTGGTGGGTAGCTGTCCAGCGGGTGCGGTGCTGCGGCCGCAGTTTCTTGACTGCGTTCCGGGGGATGAGGAAAGCTGCGAGGCTTTTGAGGATGTTTGTCCGGAGGATTTCGATATCGTGCTAGCTCATCCAGGGAGGTGTGATGTGCTGATTGTTTGTGAAGAGGGATCTGCTACGGTGGAGTCGTGTCCGGAAGGTGAGATTGTAGATCGGGATTCGTTGGAGTGTGTTCCTGGTGACATCAACGACTGCCTTCCGGTTGAAAATCTTTGTGAAGGTCGAGAGGACGGATTGTTTGAAGATTCTTCATCATGCACTCGCTATATCCAGTGTGAATCCGAACGGATGACTGCTTTGGAATGTCCTACGGATAACGTTTTCGTACAAGAACTTCAGGGTTGCGTTCCAGGAGATACCGAGGCATGCACCAACATCTGCACGGAACAAGAAAACAACGTAATGCTAGAGAATCCCAGCTCTTGTGTGGAATACTACCGTTGCAGCGAAGGACTACCAATCGCGGAATCATGCTTAATCGGTAACATCTTCATCGAAACGACCTGCGTACCAGGAAGTGCGGACACTTGCGAAGATTTCAGCGATCGCTGCGTCGACCAACCGGACGGTCGGCTTGAGTTCCCCGGTGCGAGTCAGTGCTCCTTATACCTGGAATGTTCCAGCGAAGTTACTTCCGTTGGAACATGCCAGGAAGGAACGGTTTTCATAGCTGAACTGGGACAGTGCGTGGTGGGTGACGCCGCGGCGTGTACCAACCTCTGCACCGATCAAGAAGACGATTCCCTGCTACCGTACCCGGACTTGTGTGCGGAGTACTTCCGCTGTACGGGTGGACTACCCAGTGCGGAAACATGCTCTCCAGATCACATTTTTGACGAGCGCTCGGGAAGTTGCGTTCCGGGAAGCGTCGCTAGCTGTGAAGACTTTAGCGAGCGCTGTGTTGGACAACCGGACGGACTACTACCAATTCCAGATTCCGCTAGATGTGACCGATTCTTGGTTTGTTCCGTCGAATCCGTAACACTTGGTAGCTGTCCAGAGGGGGAGGTATTCAGTGAAGCTACTCAACTGTGCGTTCCTGGGGACGCAGAACAATGCACTGAAGATGCTGACTACAACTTCTGCGAAGGCTTGGAAGATGGCAGCTATGCTCATCCGCAGGTGTGCCACCTGTTTGTTGGTTGCGAAAGTGAGTCCGCTCAAGTAGGAGCTTGCGGATCGGATGAGGTATTCAATGCTGAATCGAGTAGTTGTGAAGCGGGGGACAGAACTAGCTGCTAG
- the LOC6036758 gene encoding uncharacterized protein LOC6036758: MKCLLVATTLLIASVTAFPQSTSGSFYDYMCAGVLTGVRQHPDNCFQYIKCDHFRAEVESCPQSHIFSKESIVCVVGNPATCQEGAVVESEVEPEVSCAEGYLGRMACPGECDKYYDCAAGSAQLEVCLEGYVYSERFRTCLPGYQDLDGSCKLYSGL, encoded by the coding sequence ATGAAGTGCTTACTAGTCGCTACCACCCTGTTGATCGCGTCCGTCACGGCGTTCCCACAGTCCACCTCCGGCAGTTTCTACGACTACATGTGCGCCGGAGTGCTGACCGGCGTGCGCCAACATCCGGACAACTGCTTCCAGTACATCAAGTGTGACCACTTCCGGGCCGAGGTCGAGTCCTGCCCGCAGAGCCACATCTTCTCCAAGGAGAGCATCGTTTGTGTGGTCGGGAATCCGGCGACCTGCCAGGAGGGAGCCGTTGTCGAGTCGGAGGTGGAACCGGAAGTGAGCTGCGCCGAGGGCTACCTGGGCCGGATGGCCTGCCCTGGGGAGTGTGACAAGTACTACGACTGTGCCGCGGGAAGTGCCCAGCTTGAGGTTTGCCTCGAGGGTTACGTGTACTCGGAACGGTTCCGGACGTGCCTGCCCGGGTACCAGGATCTGGACGGAAGTTGCAAGCTGTACAGTGGGCTGTGA